The following are encoded in a window of Prochlorococcus marinus str. MIT 1013 genomic DNA:
- the tgt gene encoding tRNA guanosine(34) transglycosylase Tgt, whose product MKKLFFDFQIKKRCNSTLARVCSFKTPNGIVNTPRFMPVGTLGTVKGITSKQLEKTGAEMILANTFHLHLQPGEKIVQEAGGLHKFMSWNKPILTDSGGFQVFSLAKLNKIDDAGVSFQSPRDGKHIFLTPEKAIQIQMALGSDIAMAFDQCPSYPASESDVEDACNRTHHWLERCLNVHKKDDQAVFGIVQGGCFPHLRKFSAKIVSGFDLPGIAIGGVSVGEPIHQIHKIVRETCPLLPQDRPRYLMGIGTLREMAIAVANGIDLFDCVIPTRLGRHGSALVNGETWNLRNARFKDDYRPLDSSCTCEACTGYTRAYIHHLIRNKELLGLTLLSLHNLTHLIRFTGAMRQAIIEGCFSEDFAPWQTDSKARHTW is encoded by the coding sequence TTGAAAAAGCTCTTCTTTGATTTTCAAATAAAAAAGAGATGCAATTCGACATTAGCTCGAGTCTGTTCTTTTAAAACGCCAAATGGAATAGTAAATACTCCTCGATTTATGCCAGTTGGGACTCTAGGAACAGTTAAAGGTATTACATCTAAGCAGCTTGAGAAAACAGGAGCAGAAATGATTCTTGCAAATACTTTTCATCTTCATCTGCAACCTGGAGAAAAGATTGTTCAAGAGGCAGGGGGACTACATAAATTTATGAGCTGGAATAAGCCTATACTCACTGACTCAGGTGGTTTTCAAGTATTTAGTTTGGCAAAATTAAATAAAATTGATGATGCAGGAGTTTCTTTTCAAAGTCCAAGAGATGGTAAACATATTTTCTTGACTCCTGAAAAAGCTATTCAAATTCAAATGGCTTTAGGTTCTGATATAGCAATGGCTTTTGATCAATGCCCCTCTTATCCAGCGAGTGAATCAGACGTTGAGGATGCTTGTAATAGGACACATCATTGGCTAGAGAGATGTCTTAATGTTCACAAAAAAGATGATCAAGCAGTTTTTGGAATAGTTCAAGGTGGGTGTTTCCCTCATTTGAGGAAATTTAGTGCAAAAATTGTCTCAGGATTCGATTTACCTGGGATTGCTATTGGAGGTGTAAGTGTAGGTGAACCCATACATCAAATTCACAAAATTGTAAGAGAAACCTGTCCTCTACTACCTCAAGATCGACCTAGATACTTAATGGGAATTGGAACTTTAAGAGAAATGGCCATAGCAGTAGCAAATGGAATAGATCTGTTTGATTGTGTGATCCCTACGCGCTTGGGAAGGCATGGGAGCGCATTAGTTAATGGTGAGACATGGAATTTAAGGAATGCACGTTTTAAAGACGATTACAGACCATTAGATTCGTCTTGCACGTGTGAAGCTTGTACCGGATATACAAGAGCATATATTCATCATTTAATTCGCAACAAAGAACTACTTGGTCTTACACTTTTGAGTTTGCATAATCTCACGCATTTGATCCGTTTTACAGGTGCCATGAGGCAAGCAATTATTGAAGGTTGTTTTTCAGAGGATTTCGCTCCGTGGCAGACTGACTCTAAAGCGCGTCATACGTGGTAG
- a CDS encoding photosystem II reaction center protein K codes for MALINLDLLAELPVAYQAFAPTVDVLPLIPLFFFLLVFVWQAAVGFR; via the coding sequence ATGGCACTGATTAATCTTGACTTGCTTGCTGAACTTCCAGTTGCTTACCAGGCTTTTGCACCAACAGTGGATGTACTTCCGCTTATACCTCTTTTCTTCTTTCTGCTTGTTTTTGTTTGGCAAGCGGCAGTTGGCTTTCGTTAA
- a CDS encoding Gfo/Idh/MocA family protein, which yields MNTISKINKNIIPVKVGVIGIGNMGWHHARVLSLLKDAELVGVADLDEERGKLAMDQFNCNWYRNYKDLLLQVEAVCVAVPTLYHHEVGLECLNSGKHVLIEKPIAANKEEASSLINASNNAKKLLQVGHIERFNPAFRELTKVVANEEVVVLEARRHSPHPERANDVSVVLDLMIHDIDLVIELANSKVIRLAAVGGCSGDGPMDYVNATLGFQNGVVASLTASKMSHKKIRSLSAHCKQSLIETDFLNHNIHIHRKAHEWYSADHGELLYRNDGFIEEVSTTSIEPLYAELEHFLQCVRGKEKPAVGGLQASRALHLADLIEKAVSMPSEDILLSKGI from the coding sequence ATGAATACTATCTCCAAGATCAACAAAAATATTATTCCTGTAAAAGTTGGGGTAATAGGGATTGGAAATATGGGGTGGCACCATGCCAGAGTTCTCAGTCTTCTCAAAGATGCTGAGCTAGTAGGTGTTGCAGATTTAGATGAAGAACGAGGAAAGTTGGCTATGGATCAATTCAATTGTAATTGGTATAGAAATTACAAGGATTTATTACTTCAAGTAGAAGCTGTATGTGTTGCTGTACCCACGTTATATCACCATGAAGTAGGTCTAGAATGCTTAAACTCAGGTAAACATGTTTTAATTGAAAAGCCAATAGCAGCAAATAAAGAAGAAGCATCATCGTTGATTAATGCCTCCAATAATGCAAAAAAATTATTACAAGTTGGCCATATAGAAAGATTTAATCCAGCTTTTAGGGAATTAACAAAAGTAGTTGCGAATGAAGAGGTTGTAGTTCTTGAAGCAAGAAGGCACAGCCCACATCCTGAGAGAGCTAATGATGTTTCAGTCGTATTGGACTTAATGATTCACGATATTGATTTAGTTATTGAACTTGCAAATTCAAAAGTGATAAGGCTTGCTGCTGTTGGTGGATGCAGTGGAGATGGACCGATGGATTACGTTAATGCAACACTAGGGTTTCAAAACGGGGTAGTTGCAAGTCTGACTGCAAGCAAAATGAGTCACAAAAAAATCAGAAGCTTAAGCGCTCATTGCAAGCAAAGTCTCATAGAAACAGATTTCCTAAATCACAATATTCACATTCATAGAAAGGCTCATGAATGGTATTCAGCTGATCATGGAGAATTACTTTATAGAAATGACGGTTTTATTGAAGAAGTAAGTACAACATCGATTGAACCATTGTATGCAGAACTGGAGCATTTCCTGCAATGCGTCAGAGGCAAGGAGAAGCCTGCGGTTGGAGGGCTTCAAGCATCTAGAGCACTTCATCTGGCTGATTTAATTGAAAAGGCAGTATCAATGCCAAGTGAAGATATTTTGCTGAGCAAAGGGATTTAG
- a CDS encoding hemolysin family protein: MSLLLLFILLVVPAFFNAGQFAILRLRSTKVQRLVEEGLPGSNSIIRLQKRLRRTLLIAELGITISLISIGWICKNLASQWWGNNASINYFLDLGLFITVVLLATLISGLLPKALVLNQPETSALRLSPLIEAAIKWMSPFLSLLEGLALLILRLFGLNSQSESLTTAAFSAGELEKLIETGGVTGLKPDERNILEGVFALRDTQVREVMVPRSGMVTLPRDVSFTQMMEEVHKTRHARYLVIDDSLDNVLGVLDLRQLADPIAKGEMQANTSLEPYIDPVVRVLETSTLAELLPLIKNGNPLLLVVDEYGGTEGLITSADLTGEIVGDEIQFDNKEAELRPIDDLKKIWITSGEIEVIELNRELKLELPEADDHYTLAGFVLEKLQEIPNSGETFIHNEIVFEITSMKGPRINKVKITLPK, encoded by the coding sequence ATGAGTTTATTACTTCTTTTTATATTGCTTGTAGTACCAGCATTTTTTAATGCAGGTCAATTTGCTATTTTACGACTTCGTTCAACTAAAGTTCAAAGGTTGGTAGAAGAGGGACTACCTGGCTCCAATTCAATAATTCGTCTACAGAAAAGGTTAAGAAGAACTCTTTTAATAGCAGAGTTAGGAATAACTATTTCTTTAATTTCAATTGGTTGGATCTGCAAAAATCTCGCAAGTCAATGGTGGGGAAATAATGCTTCAATTAACTATTTTTTAGATCTAGGACTTTTTATTACTGTTGTACTTTTAGCAACTCTAATATCTGGTCTTCTTCCAAAAGCACTTGTTCTTAATCAACCAGAGACTTCAGCTTTAAGATTATCACCCCTTATTGAAGCAGCAATAAAATGGATGTCACCATTCCTTTCTTTGCTAGAAGGACTTGCTTTATTAATTCTTAGGTTATTTGGACTCAATTCTCAATCAGAAAGTCTTACGACAGCTGCATTCTCTGCAGGAGAATTAGAAAAATTAATTGAAACAGGTGGAGTAACAGGATTAAAACCTGATGAAAGAAACATACTTGAAGGTGTTTTTGCTTTAAGAGATACACAAGTTAGAGAAGTAATGGTTCCCAGATCAGGGATGGTTACTCTGCCAAGAGATGTTTCCTTCACTCAAATGATGGAAGAAGTGCATAAAACTCGTCATGCAAGATACCTAGTAATTGATGATTCACTGGATAATGTTCTTGGAGTTTTGGATTTAAGGCAACTTGCTGATCCAATAGCCAAAGGGGAAATGCAAGCCAATACATCTCTAGAGCCTTATATAGATCCAGTTGTTCGTGTTTTAGAAACTTCTACTTTGGCCGAATTACTACCCCTCATAAAAAATGGAAACCCATTACTTTTAGTTGTTGATGAATATGGAGGAACTGAAGGATTAATAACATCAGCAGACTTAACAGGAGAGATTGTTGGTGATGAAATTCAATTTGACAATAAAGAAGCTGAACTTAGACCTATTGATGACTTAAAAAAAATATGGATTACTTCTGGGGAAATAGAAGTAATAGAACTAAATAGAGAGCTTAAACTAGAATTACCAGAAGCAGATGATCATTACACTCTTGCTGGATTTGTTTTAGAAAAACTCCAAGAAATTCCCAATTCAGGAGAAACATTCATTCATAATGAAATTGTATTTGAAATTACCTCTATGAAAGGTCCAAGAATTAACAAAGTAAAAATAACCCTTCCTAAATAA
- the pyrE gene encoding orotate phosphoribosyltransferase: MTPLNPSSDGIKENLLTLLAQQAYRFGDFSLASGKKSSHYVNCKPVSLSGPGLLSISSLFLKQLNESDSAVAGLTLGADPLVSGVVMLAAQSGINLSGLIVRKEAKGHGTGAWLEGPLPPKGSVITVLEDVVTTGGSSLKAVEKLRNQGYLVNQVLAIVDREEGGLDAMSKADLDLNSLFFLREIVERAQSL, translated from the coding sequence ATGACCCCATTGAATCCTTCGTCAGATGGAATAAAAGAAAATCTTTTAACTTTATTAGCTCAACAAGCTTATAGGTTTGGCGATTTTTCTTTGGCTTCCGGGAAAAAAAGTTCTCATTACGTCAATTGCAAGCCAGTCTCTCTCTCAGGTCCAGGACTCTTGTCGATAAGTTCACTATTCCTAAAACAATTAAACGAAAGTGATAGTGCTGTAGCTGGACTGACTTTGGGTGCTGACCCTCTAGTTAGTGGCGTTGTAATGTTGGCAGCTCAATCAGGTATTAATTTAAGCGGTTTAATAGTAAGGAAAGAAGCTAAAGGTCATGGAACTGGAGCATGGTTGGAAGGACCTTTGCCTCCAAAGGGCTCTGTGATTACTGTCCTGGAGGATGTTGTCACTACTGGTGGCTCTTCTCTAAAGGCTGTTGAAAAACTTAGAAATCAAGGGTATTTAGTTAATCAAGTATTAGCAATAGTAGATAGAGAAGAGGGAGGATTAGATGCAATGTCTAAAGCTGACTTAGATTTAAATAGTCTTTTCTTTTTAAGAGAGATTGTTGAGAGAGCTCAAAGCTTGTAA
- a CDS encoding tRNA-modifying protein YgfZ, whose protein sequence is MKSMIWDETFPALLLKGQGTSAFLHGQTTADVFAKKELDKIFMSCWLSTKGSLKAVLEIRLSDDMAEIVIICGEINSIRDGFESVIFPADKVKLEVVDPIRRRQEIYNNNSWKESNVSWIDNNNLSLDGINKYTKPTKEELEVWKIRQGIPSLDKEINGENNPYELGLADTINLDKGCYLGQEAMAKFFRSKSLKYQLRYWEAYGENDNFQIGKNFFNTNKNEGYKKNVGVITSSIRVDDNFFNGLALIKKTFLDQDFCFSENGDSITIKKPISFTNPF, encoded by the coding sequence ATGAAATCAATGATTTGGGATGAGACATTCCCTGCATTACTTCTAAAAGGTCAGGGGACTTCTGCTTTTTTACATGGTCAAACAACCGCAGATGTTTTTGCTAAGAAAGAATTAGATAAAATATTTATGAGTTGTTGGCTATCAACTAAAGGATCTTTAAAAGCTGTATTAGAAATTCGACTTTCAGATGATATGGCTGAAATAGTTATAATTTGCGGTGAAATCAATTCGATAAGAGATGGATTTGAATCAGTGATATTTCCAGCTGATAAAGTTAAGTTAGAAGTTGTAGATCCAATTAGAAGAAGACAAGAAATATATAATAATAATTCATGGAAGGAGTCAAATGTTAGTTGGATTGATAACAATAATTTAAGCCTAGATGGAATAAATAAATATACAAAACCTACTAAAGAAGAACTGGAAGTTTGGAAAATAAGACAAGGAATACCTAGCCTTGATAAAGAGATAAATGGAGAAAATAATCCTTATGAGCTAGGATTAGCCGATACTATAAACCTAGATAAAGGCTGTTATCTAGGTCAAGAGGCAATGGCCAAGTTTTTCAGGTCTAAATCTCTAAAATATCAACTTCGTTATTGGGAAGCTTATGGGGAAAATGATAATTTTCAAATTGGTAAAAATTTTTTTAATACTAATAAAAATGAAGGGTATAAAAAAAATGTAGGAGTTATTACTTCTTCAATTAGGGTTGATGATAATTTTTTTAATGGACTGGCTTTAATTAAGAAAACTTTTCTTGATCAGGATTTTTGTTTTTCTGAAAATGGTGATTCCATAACTATTAAAAAACCAATCTCTTTTACTAATCCTTTTTAA